A window of Cyprinus carpio isolate SPL01 chromosome A6, ASM1834038v1, whole genome shotgun sequence genomic DNA:
AACTCCTTTGGCGAAGGAAATGAAATGCCAAATGCTGCATGTGCGTGCATTATTCAGCACTCCCatcagttgttgcaaataaatatttcttattattcttattattattttattcaaatattgtctaattgagtcttatttactattaaacttttttccaaactaaacttgcttacacttccatcttaaatcatatttctatcactggcaaaaaaaaaaaaaaaaaattgtattacatattaaaataaagacaaatttaattagcctattccacttatgtttgtattttaagtCAAAATCAACCCCAACTATGCTTTAAAATGCATCGCAAGATCTCCTAACcaaagatcacatgatcacaaatgTAAATCACTTCCGTGAAGTGACCACTGCATGTTCCCTTTGCTAATGGACTTCAGGAAGGCCCTTCAGTTCACCCTGTGTTCCATtcagaagggctcatccctatgccctaaacccttcaaagggtttaccctccggagtgagagctttgaagggttgaagggtgtaagGGACCAAACAACTATTTCTTGAAAACTGCGTCATCACGTGCCCACATGGAGtgcgtcatcatgcaaagaatctgcacaAACGATCATGGGAGcccaaagtgtccatcagttgtacccttcaaaatccttcattccgaagggccctttgattGTTTTCATCAGTTGTTCAGTTTTGTTTGGAATGTCCCTACAAACGCCCCCTTCCTGAAGAACCCTTCAAGGGCACAAAAAGGAATTTGCCcatagagtgctgcagtgatgtatttttgtaggtgACAAATGCCTGGATTtatccattggcttttggattattgcagaaaacaaGCTCTGAGACTAACAAAAGTTTTTATTACGTTAAGTTTTGTTCATAatgatcattttcacaaattaaGTAGAGACATTTAATGACCCCgcaatcctgaaaaattaaataaataaataaattccccccaataaaacaaacaaacagaaaaacaatcataggtttctacaacatgaaatactgtattttttctaGAAAAAGCTTGAGCCTGGGTTATcctatttcaggcatttaaccaaagaCCTATTGACTTGAGGACACTCATTTCCAGgatttggcctacaaaaatatgtcatccctTCAGCACTctatttatgctgatttaaaaacaaaacaaatgtctttttgatctatgatttttaacatcaaaccaacaaaataattaacaaaactaaacaaaattttatttttattttttactgttttttcagtACTATTTTTCCATGTTGCAAGAAAATGAAAAGATTGGAGTAAGATTTGCTCATAGGTTAAGTACTGAACTTCATATCTAGAGacttgtttgaatttcttttatgTGAATAAATTCAGCAAATGGCCAATCATATCTAGCTGTCTGTGATTGAGGGAAGCATATGGGGAAatgattaaaaagtttttttaatccAAGCTTACaatttgaattaacatttttgatgATTTGCAAACACAGAAATGATGGTTGTGGGGCAATTTGAGTCAGTGGTTCAACTTTCCTCCGACCTTATTTTAATCctctgatatataaaatattattttcatgtagCACCATTCctccaaaaaaatgtatatattgtttCCAAAAACCATGAAAGCAAAAGAAGGCATGAAGGCAAAAGAGTGTTGATtcaattttcaaatgttttaaattgtggGAATTTCAtgtcaattatttaaaatatgcacaagCGCATACCATTGTAAGTGTCCTGTGACATTCTGTActgttcataatttaaaaaaacttatacTATCACTGAAAAAagcatccatttaaaaaacaatgtaacatctacttcaaaaaaaacaaaacgttgtctttttaaaaatatttttattttgtgggataTTTAATCACAAAACTACATTTGTAGGATGTaaaatatactattgtataaaaaaaaaaaaaaaacatacagaagaaTAAATCTAAGTGTGAACTTATTTAATCTCCTCAGGAAGTGTCTcccctgaaaaaacaaaaccaaaagaacATTCATTACTGCGATAGAAGTTTTcattctgaaaaataatttttaagaatatatacAGAGTTCAGAGTGAAAATCCAGGTGTTGTGCTGTTGCCTGACAGGCGAGCTCACTCTTTAAACTTCCACTCCTGACGGCACATTGGGCACTGCTGCTGCACTTGCTGAGAGTTCAGCCACTTCAGGATGCAGTGCATGTGGAAACAGTGAGAGCACTGACCCCAAACCAAAGGGCAATCATCTCCTGGGACCTTACCTGTTAATACCAGAGAGTACATTTCATTTTGTTATGCTGAATACATTTTGTTCAACTACACAAAAGAATTTTTACTGAAACAGCAACAGGATTTCATgacaaaatgacacacacacacaaaaaggcacAGGTGGCAGAGAAGGTAAAGTGAAATCAGGTCACACACAATCTGGGCAGCAGCCGTTGAAAGGCGCTCTGCAGATGCCGCAGTTCTCATCGTTGGCTACCCACAACCAGGACGCCACACCATTCCACTGCTTTATTTTAACCTTCATCTCTTCTGGAAATTCATAAAAACAGAAGAGACTGCACtcaaaaaatagtaattttatataGGATCCTTGGATTTGCTGAATACATCTCATGCTCATTTTCTAAAATACTACAGTAACGTTGCATGTCATGAAACTGCTTTTCATGGTCATAATACTACGACACAACATTGTACTATTatggttttattagttttgttgttttttgttagaaCTGAATGACATATCCACCCATGTCAGCTCAGCTATGAATGAAAAACTGGTCATGTTAACACGAACGTAATAGGAATCTAAACATGTGGCGATTCCATGTATGATAGAGAGCAAATAATTTAACTGGTTTAAAAATACTGACCGACAGGAGCGTAATCATTGATCAATCTCACTATGTTAATTTCCTTGTATCCATTCCATCTTCGTACTTAGTGTGCACTGTCTCTTGAGCTTAGCTTTCTTCGCGCTCTCTAAAACCAGTTGAAAGCACAACACTGCCACCTACTGTGTGGGAGGTAAATATAGCCTTAAAGATTCTTCAAAGAAGGTAACCAAACAAGATAACACTGCAGTTACAATgaagataaaaataatttaaaagaactctactatgttttatatgttgctgtttgagatatttttttttccagattgatTGTATCATTTATAAAGAGAAGAGAATCCGGAAGTGTGGCGTCTCCTAGCAACGGACAAGCAAAAGAAACGCTGAAGGTCTCGCGCTGCTAAATGGTGATACCAGAAATTATTGCAAATTGAAAgataactttttaaaactttgagGAAATATTGCTTCACAATAGCTCTCTGCCACTCAGGACCAGGATATAAAAGAACCAGGtgataatgtataattatttaaaatgcagttacTCTGTAATGTGATGTTATGTGTCTGTGTTGAGTTAAggtactttatttttgattatggaGAGATGGAAGGTGGTGGG
This region includes:
- the LOC109087306 gene encoding anaphase-promoting complex subunit 11; its protein translation is MKVKIKQWNGVASWLWVANDENCGICRAPFNGCCPDCKVPGDDCPLVWGQCSHCFHMHCILKWLNSQQVQQQCPMCRQEWKFKE